Sequence from the Methanobrevibacter arboriphilus genome:
CCCATTCACCAGGAGATTCCATAACATCGGAAAAGTGTTCTCTTATTGGACGAGGTAATCCTGGCATAGGAATATCAAAAACATCAAATGTTACAATTGGAGGATTTGGTTGAGGTTCCTCAAATCTATAAAGTGATGTTTGCCCTCCAAGATATACTGGTTTTCTTGATCCAGCTCCTAATTGAACCTGTGCAATTTTACCAGGATACTCTTTGATAGGTGGTTTAAACTCTGCTGCTTTAAGCATAGTCTTTTCAATACTTTTTTCAATAGCATTCTGCCTAGCTACAGTTTGTTGAACTGTTCTTGCAATAGCTGGAGCTAAATTTATTTCTAACTCTTCGAAATCCATTCTAAACTCATCAATCTCAATAGATTCCGTATTTTCCAATAGCTTTAATAGCTGATTGATCTGATCCATAAATTCACATCCTTAATATAATTATTATAAACTAATATGATTTTTAATTAATCTTATTGATTTAAATTAGTTTTGATTTAGATAATTTTGGTTTGATTAGATTATTTTTGATTAAATTAATTCTAAATTATCTTATCAATAACTTCTTTAATAATTTCAACAGGTTCACAATCATCTGGAAGATCTATTAAAGGTTTTCCCTCAATATCAAACTTAGATACAATATCATCATCATGTATCAATCCAATTGTGTCTAAACCTGTTTCTTTTGATTTTTCACATATCTCTTTTTCATTACTAGGTTTCACCCTATTTAATATTAAATAAATTTGATCAAATGATATTTCTAATTCTTTAGATAAATTTCCAACTCTTGAAGCCGTGTGCAATCCTCTTTTTGATGAATCAGAAACTACTAACATGGTATCAACACTTTGTGTTGTTCTGCGACTTAAATGCTCAAGTCCTGCTTCAGTATCAATCACGATAAAATCATAATTAGACGAAATATTTTCTATAATCTTTCTAAGCATATTATTGACAGCACAGTAACATCCACTACCTTCAGGTCTACCCATCATAAGTAAATCAAAATCAGGTGTTTCCACAATCGATTCCATGATTTTATAGTCTAAAATATCCCATTTATTCATTCCAGAAGGAATTTTTCCTTTGTTGATATCCTTCTTAAGATCCTCCCTTACATCACCAACACTCTTATCAACATCAATTCCTAAAGATTCAGGAATATTTGAGTCAGGATCAGCATCAATAACAAGAAGATCTTTTCCTGTTTTAGATAATAATTTAACTAAGATGGATGAAACCAAAGTTTTACCAGTTCCACCTTTTCCACTAACAGCAATTATCAATTTATCACACAGAGATTTAGTTTACAGAAATTTAATTTATAGAAATTTAATTTATATCTATATTATTAAAATAATATCTAAATTATTAAAATATCAATCTAATCAATTAATTATTATTTTTTACTTTTTTTGATTATAACTTTTTCAGCATATATTTTTGCATTTTTGAAAATGACCTTAACTCCCCCAGACATAGGCATAGCCATTTCAGGAGCAGTAGCTACAGGTACAAATTCTTGACCCATAGTTTCATCTTGAGATACTAAATTTTCATCTTCAGAATATTCATCATCTTCATCAACATCATCAGCACCTAAGTTAGCAATCCTTTCAAGAATAGGATGATCTTTATCCTTTAAAAATTCTTTTATATCATTAACAGATGTAGCATCTTCATCAGTAGCTATTTTATCAAACATATCATCTGGAATAAAACCTTCTAAAGAATTTTTAATTGAATTAGGCATCCAAACAATTCTTTCATATGCTCCATCAGCTTGTAAAAATTTAGGTGATCTCATATATTCTAAACTCAATCCAGTGAACCCTTCAACTTGCTTTCCACCAGAACATTGTCCCGCCATTGATGAAAATGGAATTCCTAAAGGAGTTTCACCAGAAAAATCCCTATCAACAATACCAATACCATCCAATTCAGGAATATAAAAAGCTACAGCTTCAAAACAACCACAAGAAGTATGAGGATATTCAAAAACACTGTGAAGATATACTTTATCAGTTTCACCCTGTGTTTTTTGAGCTATCACTTCATTAACATTAGAATATTCGCCTTTAACATCGTCTAAAACTTCACCCTTTTCTATTTCAAAAATTGATCCATCTGGGTCCATTTTAGCAGAAGCTCTACAATCAAACCAATTAATAGCCCCACATAAAGCAGTTCTATCAGGAGTCACAACACACATATGAGTAGGAGCAAACGATTGACACATTAAACACCCATAAAACACATCAACATCTTCATCAGATAATTCTCTTGCTCTTTCATCTCTTGCAGCGTAAATATCATGAGCACCATCTACAAATTCTTTAACATCTTCTTCATTAGTTAAAATTGTAACTGAAATTTCTTCAATAATTGGAAATTCTTCTTTAAATAATATTCCAAGAGCTTTAGCTAAGTCTAAAAGTTTAAATCCAGAATCTAAAGCTTCAATACTCACTCTACACCAAATCTGATCTCTCTGGTTCAGATGCATGAACCCTTGAACATAGTTACATAAATCATGAGTTCTTCTTTCAATAACACCTTCAAGCTCTTTTTCAAGCTTTTCACCTTTAATATCTATTTTTATACCAAATGGGTAAACTTCACCTTTGGTCATTTCAGAAAGTTCTGGACCAATGACTTCAAATTTACCATCCTTTATAGAATCATCGACTTGAACAAGTTCTGCACCAATAGATTTGGGGCCTGCTAATTCTACAAACATATTAGCTGCACGTATTCTTTCACCTTCATGCATAGGACTTACATCAACAGGGATATCACTAAACATTTAATTCCTCCTCTATCAATTAAACATTAATATATGATTTTAATATTATATGATTTTATGATTAATAATAATTTGAGTTTATATTTTATGTATGATTTTATGATTACTATATTAATTTTTATTTATGATATGTATATTAAGTTTTATTTATGATTTTTAAATATTTAAACACTTTATTAGCATTTATTAAGAGCAGTATACTAAGAATTATATTTAATCATTTTATTAAATATTAAAACTAATAGTAATAACATTAATATCAATAATATTAAAATGATATTCAATAAAATGATATTCAATATAATATTAATATTAAAAATAAATTGTATTATAATTATTATTAGCAAACATTACTAAACAAATATTATAAATATTATTAATAATATTCCAATTTTAATAATATTCCAACTGGAAATTATCAATATTTAATAGTATTCTATTTTTCACTCATTTTTTCTAAATACTTCTCCCATTCTTCATCTTTCATATTAGGAAAAGATGCATCAGCATTTGAATGGAAATATTTACATATTGTCAAAGTTTTAAGGTGAGGTGCAAAATGTTTTAAAGTAGAAAGCCCCTGAGAGGCTATATAATAAATACACCCTACAAACATCACTAAATCATGAGGTCCTTCACCCCTAATACCTTTCCACTCAGGATCTTTAAGTAAATTAGTTATTTCAACAATACCATAATAATTACTTTCAATTCCATTTTCATTAAAAGATTTAAAAGTATCAGCTGTTGTAACAATAGGTAAATCCCAAGTTTCAGCTATATCTTTAATAAAACCCATTAAAGGTTCATTCTTTGCATAAGGCCCAACAACAAACAGAGGACGTTTAGATTTACGAAGCATTAACTTTGCAGTTTCAGGAGTTGCAAGTAAAGCTTGTTTTGGTCCAGCAATAACTGTTGGTTGCCATGGAATAACTCTGTCATTCATTTAATCACCATTTATTCCCACATTCTTATTTTATTCCTATATTTTAATAATTAATCATAATTATAATTGCTCATAATTGGTCAATTATTCTATATTCCATTCATTCTTCTTCAGGAAAATCAAGAATTGATGGTTCCATAACTAATTCACGAGGTTCCCAATTATTTCTTTCTAAAATTTCTTTAACATCATTTTTATAAGTTATTGGAATATCTTTATCAGTACGAACATATTTATAAACATCTTCAGGAATCACACCAAAATATTTTTTGTTTAAGTCTATATAATGGTTCAATTTAATTTGTCTTCCTTTATTAGTATCAGTAGGTCTAAGACAATTTTTAGCAATAGCTACTGTAGCTTCTTCTCTATTTTCAGCAGCGAATAATAGATGTTCTGGAGCAGGTTCGCCTTTAATAACTTTTCCAGTTCTCATATCATTTAAATTCCAAACATCTTCTTTATCAGGTCTACCTAAATAGAGCCTTCTATATTTAGAACCATGAGGACCTAAAACTACAGGAATGCCCCACCTATTAACACCAGATGCAATAGCTGCTGCTTTTTGTGAATAAGGTCCCCATGCAACTCCACAAGCACCTACTCTGTTCAATATATAATCAGCTATAACTTCAAAATTTCCTTCAAGGGGTTTTTTAGCAAAGATGTTAGCTATCTTAATAGCAACTCCAGATATATGAGAATTAGATACACAGGAACCTACATTAACAAGACCTCTTGCATCAAATTCCCCACTATATTTTTCATATAGAGTTTTTCCTTCTTCATCTTTATACTCACCAATAGACATTGCTCCACATCCACTAGTAACCACAATATAATTCCTCTTTAAGAATTCTTCAGCCATTTTAGCAACTTCTTCCCCACCATTAGGATAATTAGTACATCCTACAAATGCTATAACACCAGGTATATCACCTAAAACAATTGGGGCACCTACACGTCTAACTTCAACATCTTGTATTGGACCTCTTCCTGCACGAATATTGAATTTTTGATTTTTAAGGTTGTTTTCACCAACTTTAGACATTAAATCCATAATTTTTATATCTTCAGGACATTCTTGTTCACAACGACCACAAGTATAACAAATATCATTATTATATAATGATTCTACTACATCAAAATCCCCTTTACCTGCAGAAGATACTGCATCCATTATAGGAAGATTATTAGGACAAACTCTTACACACCATTCACATTGTGTACAATTACTAGCTTCTTCTTGAATTTCATCCATGTCAGGTAAAGTTTTAAGAGATTTTCTGGATTTAGATAAACTTAATGAAAGTTTAGTTGCTACTTCACCGACCTTTTCAGGATCAAGAATAAGGGCTCCTTCAATTTGTTTATTTAATATATCTGCTAAAATTGAGTCAACCTCATCATTTGTTCTATCAGGTAATCCTAAACACATTTTATCGGTTGTAGCTATTAATGCAGTTCCAGTTTTTTGAGCTTCTTCAAGAACATCAGATCTTATACATTGTTCATCAACAACAACAACATCAGCAACACCGCTTCTAAGGAATTTTAACTGTTTAGAAATAGGTCCAACAACTTTAGCCCTATTATTATATCTAGTTATATCAATAGCAGCACAACATATACCACAAATCTCAACATCATCTTCAAGATCATTATCTTCTAAATAATCAACAATTCCAGAACCAGGGGCAACATTATGACCTATACAAAGTATGACTGGTTTATCCCTATCAATTGATCCAATACCTAGCTCTATAAGAGAAGTATCTGGATCACCTTTTGGTAAATTCAAAGCAGTTATTTGTGAAATATCTCCTATTTCCATTCCAATATGATCCATTAAACCAGCGTGCAAAGCTTTAGATTCAAAATCAAGATGGTTACCCTCTTGGCCAGTATGACAAGCAGAAAGTAAATGAAGGTTTTCTTCTTCCATGTAGGACATTGCTTCTCTAATATCACCTAATGTTCTAGGAGCTTTACCAATTAAAGTTCTTATAATTGGTGCTTCAATATCAATATTATTTCCAAAATCTACTGGATGATCTGGGCCTACCTTGTGAATTAAATATTCAAGTAAGTGCCTACTATGAGCAGAATGGGCAGCAGCACCTATACAACATGTTAAAAGTGCAAATCTTCCCTGCTGAGCCTCAATATCAATACCACAAGCACCTTTTTTACCAGTAAGATCACATTTTCCATAAGTACATAAACAACACATATCACAAAACGGAGCATAAAAAGGAGGATATCTTTCTAATAGTTTCATATCCCATGATCTTAAATCCGTAGCTGATGGTTTTAAAGTTGGACCAACAAAAGTTTCTTTATCTTCAGAAACAGGAGAATCATCTTCTATAATTTCACCAAAAGAAAATTTTATATCTTTAGCTTTCCAAAAATCATCTTTAAACTCTTTAGGTTTAGTTGAATTAGGTGTCAAATTATCACAGCCCTTAATATTATTTTTTATACTATATTTAGTATTATTTTTATTATATTTTTTATTATATTTAGTTTATAGTTAGTTTATTATATTTAGTATAGTTTTTATTACTATATTTATTATTCTTGCTATAACTTGTATTACATAAGCACATTATCAAAAACATAATTTAAAAACATGATAATTTTTATTTTTAATAATTCCAAATATAATCAAAATTTTATATAAAATGTTACAATACTGAAATCTTACAGTATTAAAATTTTATAATATTGAAGTTTTAGAATATTAAAATTTTATTATATTGATTTTACAGTTGCAATTAATAATGATTTATAATGATATTTTATTTTAAATTTAAAGTATATATATTTTTTGTATTAACAAATCGCAAATAATTCCTACTATAATAAAATTAATATAAATTAAAAATAAAATCCTCTGGTTTAATAATATTATAAATAAAGAAAGTATTCATTTTTTAAAGAGAATTATTATTTTTTCAATTGATTAAATCAAATTTGAGAATTATATTTTTTTACACAATATATAAATTTTATACTAAAAATAATTCAATGATGTATAAAAAGCTTTGAATATGTATATTTTTATAAAATAATAAAATATAAGTTATAAAGTGTAAGTTTTAAAGTTTTATATGCTTTTTGATTTCAATATAAAAAAATAGAAATTGTAAAAAAATTAACCAAGGGAATTAACCGATTAAAATTATTTTAAACAACTTAAAATAAGATATAATCAATATAATATTATTTTAAGTAAGATAAAATTTAAATAATTGTCTTCCAGATAAAATACAATCATTAACTAAGATACTAACATAATATACTGTAATTTGAATAAATTCTTTAAATAAAATATTATACAAATATAATGTTAATTAAATATATATCATTAATAATATAAGTAATTTTCTATAATGTTGCTAAGATAACAAATTTTCTTCATAGCTAATTTTATTTATATTTATTATTACATTACCATAAGTATTAATATTAGTATTATTAGTATTAATAATATTGGTAATAATATTATTAGTAATAGTAAGAGTAATACTAATAGGAATAGTAATAAAAACAGAAATATTTATATTACTAATAATATAATAACAGAAATGATCTTATTAATGCACATATTATTATTACTAATGTTAATAAGAACAATATTTTTAATAGATACAGTATTATTAATATTAATAGTTATTAAATATTAAAAATGAAAATGGAAGTGTAATTAATGGAAAGATATCAAGGATGGAAATGGTATGATACAATACTCATAGCTATATTATTAATCGCATTTTTAATATGCATCATTATTTTAAAAGACATTATCATGAGCATCGCTTGTTTGCTTTTAATAGCAATCATAATTTCATTTTTCTCAAAAGAAATAAATATAACACTTGCAGATAGAATGATTAAGAAAGGAAAATATGAAAAAGCTTTAAAATATTGTAAAAAGGTTCTAAGAAAAGATCCCAATTATATTTATGCTATTATTAAAAAAGCTGAAATATTTGAAGCAATGGAAAAGCCAAAAGAAGCACTCCAACTTTATGATTCTGCTATTTCTAAAAATCCAAATAATAATATTCCTTGGGAAATGAAAGGTGATCTCTTAAAAAAATTAGGAAAAGAAAAAGAAGCAGAAGAATCTTTCAAAAAAGCAGAAAATTTAAAAAATAAAAAAATGGAGAAAAAATGGTATTATAAAATTATGAAAAAATTATGAAGATCTAATTTTTAAATTGAAAATTAAATAATTGATAATTAAAAAACTATTTAAATCTAACCTATTTTTTAAATTTTATTAGTAATTTTATTAATATTAAAAATTAAAGTAAGATAAATTGAGATTAACTCAAAATATCTTTGATTAATTAAAATTAGCTTAAAATATCTTTAATTTATTGAAGATTACTTTAAAATATATTTAACTAATTAAAATTAATTAAAATATTTTTGATTTTTATTAAAACAAACTTTAAAATTATAATCATTATTCTCTAAAATATATTTAAAAAGTAATACCTTTAATATTGAAATTTCAAAAAAAATATTACTATCAAAAGCTTTATATTAGAAATATCATATAAACATTGTTATCAAGTTAATATAAAAAGCAAAGAATGCTATATGAAACTTGAAATTTTAAAAAAAATAGTTTAGAGGAATATGAAGTAATACTTTACATGGGAAAATTAGAGTAAAAGTATTACTTAGGAGGAAATGAAAGTATGCATATACCTGACGGTTTTATACCATTGTGGCAGTGTGCTATATATTATGTGATCTTAATTATAGCATTATATTTCGCTAGTAAATGGGCGAAAAATAACCTTGATGAAAAGCGTATTCCATTGATGGCAGTTTTAGCAGCAGGTATCTTCGCTATAATGTCTATGAACATGCCAATTCCATTTGGTACTAGTGGGCATATGGTTGGAGGTGCTTTAGTAGCGATAGTATTTATGGCACCAGAAGCAGCTGTACTTGTATTTACAGTTGTACTAATTCTTCAGGCATTACTCTTTGGAGATGGAGGAATTACAACTCTTGGTGCAAATGTTTTAAATATGGGAGTAATCGGGGGTTCAGTAGGATTATTCACATTTAAAGGGTTAAAAAATTACATTGGAAAATATCCTGCAATTGGAGTTGCAGCATGGCTTGCAACATTTATATCTGCATTAGCATGTGCTGTTGAAATGGCGCTTGCTGGAACATTCCCACTTGTTTTAGGTTTAACATCAATGGGAATATATCACGCATTTATTGGCATAATTGAAGCTGTTTTAACAATTATTGTAATAATGGCACTTGAAAAATTCAGACCAGACTTATTAGCATGGAATAAAAGAGATTATTCAAATGGTGGAGCTGATTAGATGGAAAAAAAAGATAAATATCTAATTATAGTCGGAATTATTATATGTATTGTAGTTGCTGGTTTATCACCATTTATTGCATCTGGAGACCCTGATGGACTTGAAAAATCTGCAGAAGATGCAAACGTTGGTGAAGATGTTGCATATGCTTTTGTAGAATCACCATTCCCTGATTATACCATGGGAGATAGTGTTACTGGTGAAATATTTGCTTTAGTCCTGGGTATTGTAATAACACTACTATTAGCATTTGGAGTGGCATATATCGTTAGAAAAAACAAAACATAGATCAAGTTAGTTTTATACTAACTTATTTTTTATTTTAAAAAACTTAAATTCTAGATTTTTAGTTAAACTTTTTATTAGATTTTTTATAGATTTTTTATATAATAATTTTTTAAATATTTAAAAGAAATTTTAATTAAAAATTTAACTAAAAGTTTATTAAAAGTACAATTAAAATTTTTTAATACTATTAAAAATAGAAAAATTTTAAATATATCAAAGAGAAAAGAAGCTTTATAAAAATAAATTTTATAAGACAATTTTAAGTTGAGATAACTTTTTTTACAGAAAAAAATATTTTATTTTGATTATCCGGAGAAAATTTAATGAATATTAATGAAACTTTAGATTTAGAGTCTTTATCATCTCAACATTCTATTGTCCATGATTTAGAAGGTAGAATAAAGCTTATTGCAGTTTTAATTATTATTGTATACACAGTTTTTTCTACTCAATTATTAGTTCCATTAGTTCTAGAAATATTTTTATTAATAATGATATTTCTAGCTAAACTATCTTTTAAGAATTCATTTATGAGAATAGCTCTACTTTTACCATTTGGTGGATTTATTATATTATTTCAACCATTTATCCACCCTGGAGATATAATATGGCAAAGTCCTATTTCATGGATTCATATTACCCAATCAGGACTGAATTGGGCTATACTCCTAGCTTCTAGATTAATTGTGTGCTTAACTAGTATTGTATTACTATCTTCAACAAGCCCTATGCAAGAAATTGTTCAATCTCTTAGAAAGTTAGGTATGCCTAGAGATTTAGCTATGATTTTAAGTATTATGGTTAGATTCTTATTTATTTTTGTTGATGAACTTCAATCCATTCGTAAAGCTCAAAAATCAAGAAATTTTGATATTCATAGTAAACTAACACCATATAAATGGAGAGTAAAGCAGGTAGGATATTCAATAGCAATGATGTTTTTAAAAGCATATGAAAAAGGAGAAACAACATACTCAAGTATGGTCAGTAGATGTTTTTCTGATAGTTCTGATTTGTATCACGTAAGAAAAAAAATAAATAAATCAGATTATATTTATATATCAATAATCATTAGTATTATAATTATTTTACAAATTTTAGTAACTTTTTATCCAGACTATTTAGGATATTTAGGTGTTGTTTTGTACAGATAGATAAAGAAGGAAGATTATAAAATGAAAGAAACAGTTTTATCAACTGAAAATTTAGGATTCACATATCCCGATGGTACAGAAGCAATAAAAAACATTAATATCTCAATTGAAAAAGGAGATAAAGTAGCAGTTATTGGATCTAATGGAGCTGGAAAATCAACATTATTTTCACACTTTAATGGACTTAGTGAGCCTACAGAAGGTATAATAAAAATTAACGAACAGCCAATTGTTTATAAAAAGAAAGAATTGATGAAAGTTAGACAAAAAGTAGGAGTCGTTTTTCAAAAACCTGATGATCAACTTTTTGCACCTAGTGTTATAGAAGATGTGGCTTTTGGACCAATGAACTTAGGATTATCTTTAGAAGAAGTGGATAAGAGAGTTAAAGAATCTTTAGAAATGGTTGGAATGACAGGTTTTGAAAATAAACCTCCCCACCATTTAAGTGGCGGACAACAAAAAAGAGTATCCATAGCAGGAGTAATAGCAATGCGTCCTGAAATTATGATACTTGACGAACCGACAGCAGGTCTTGACCCACAAGGTGTAGAACAAGTTTTAAAGATTTTAAATGATCTAAATAAAAATGGAATGAGTATTGTTATATCTTCACATGATGTAGAAATGATAACGGAATTTGCAGATAAAATATTTGTATTACATCATGGAAAAATTATAAATCAAGGAAGTACTGAAGAAGTCTTTGCAAATCACAAACTTTTAATAGAAGCTCATTTAAGACCTCCAAAATCATCAGAAATATTACATAGATTGAAAAAAAAAGGTTTAAATGTTGATATGAAGCT
This genomic interval carries:
- a CDS encoding tetratricopeptide repeat protein; this translates as MERYQGWKWYDTILIAILLIAFLICIIILKDIIMSIACLLLIAIIISFFSKEINITLADRMIKKGKYEKALKYCKKVLRKDPNYIYAIIKKAEIFEAMEKPKEALQLYDSAISKNPNNNIPWEMKGDLLKKLGKEKEAEESFKKAENLKNKKMEKKWYYKIMKKL
- the cbiM gene encoding cobalt transporter CbiM; this translates as MHIPDGFIPLWQCAIYYVILIIALYFASKWAKNNLDEKRIPLMAVLAAGIFAIMSMNMPIPFGTSGHMVGGALVAIVFMAPEAAVLVFTVVLILQALLFGDGGITTLGANVLNMGVIGGSVGLFTFKGLKNYIGKYPAIGVAAWLATFISALACAVEMALAGTFPLVLGLTSMGIYHAFIGIIEAVLTIIVIMALEKFRPDLLAWNKRDYSNGGAD
- the cbiQ gene encoding cobalt ECF transporter T component CbiQ, with amino-acid sequence MNINETLDLESLSSQHSIVHDLEGRIKLIAVLIIIVYTVFSTQLLVPLVLEIFLLIMIFLAKLSFKNSFMRIALLLPFGGFIILFQPFIHPGDIIWQSPISWIHITQSGLNWAILLASRLIVCLTSIVLLSSTSPMQEIVQSLRKLGMPRDLAMILSIMVRFLFIFVDELQSIRKAQKSRNFDIHSKLTPYKWRVKQVGYSIAMMFLKAYEKGETTYSSMVSRCFSDSSDLYHVRKKINKSDYIYISIIISIIIILQILVTFYPDYLGYLGVVLYR
- a CDS encoding PDGLE domain-containing protein, with the translated sequence MEKKDKYLIIVGIIICIVVAGLSPFIASGDPDGLEKSAEDANVGEDVAYAFVESPFPDYTMGDSVTGEIFALVLGIVITLLLAFGVAYIVRKNKT
- a CDS encoding energy-coupling factor ABC transporter ATP-binding protein, encoding MKETVLSTENLGFTYPDGTEAIKNINISIEKGDKVAVIGSNGAGKSTLFSHFNGLSEPTEGIIKINEQPIVYKKKELMKVRQKVGVVFQKPDDQLFAPSVIEDVAFGPMNLGLSLEEVDKRVKESLEMVGMTGFENKPPHHLSGGQQKRVSIAGVIAMRPEIMILDEPTAGLDPQGVEQVLKILNDLNKNGMSIVISSHDVEMITEFADKIFVLHHGKIINQGSTEEVFANHKLLIEAHLRPPKSSEILHRLKKKGLNVDMKLTTKDACDEILKAKIKNQNNI
- the cdhC gene encoding CO dehydrogenase/CO-methylating acetyl-CoA synthase complex subunit beta, giving the protein MFSDIPVDVSPMHEGERIRAANMFVELAGPKSIGAELVQVDDSIKDGKFEVIGPELSEMTKGEVYPFGIKIDIKGEKLEKELEGVIERRTHDLCNYVQGFMHLNQRDQIWCRVSIEALDSGFKLLDLAKALGILFKEEFPIIEEISVTILTNEEDVKEFVDGAHDIYAARDERARELSDEDVDVFYGCLMCQSFAPTHMCVVTPDRTALCGAINWFDCRASAKMDPDGSIFEIEKGEVLDDVKGEYSNVNEVIAQKTQGETDKVYLHSVFEYPHTSCGCFEAVAFYIPELDGIGIVDRDFSGETPLGIPFSSMAGQCSGGKQVEGFTGLSLEYMRSPKFLQADGAYERIVWMPNSIKNSLEGFIPDDMFDKIATDEDATSVNDIKEFLKDKDHPILERIANLGADDVDEDDEYSEDENLVSQDETMGQEFVPVATAPEMAMPMSGGVKVIFKNAKIYAEKVIIKKSKK
- the cdhB gene encoding CO dehydrogenase/acetyl-CoA synthase complex subunit epsilon encodes the protein MNDRVIPWQPTVIAGPKQALLATPETAKLMLRKSKRPLFVVGPYAKNEPLMGFIKDIAETWDLPIVTTADTFKSFNENGIESNYYGIVEITNLLKDPEWKGIRGEGPHDLVMFVGCIYYIASQGLSTLKHFAPHLKTLTICKYFHSNADASFPNMKDEEWEKYLEKMSEK
- the cdhA gene encoding CO dehydrogenase/acetyl-CoA synthase complex subunit alpha, whose amino-acid sequence is MTPNSTKPKEFKDDFWKAKDIKFSFGEIIEDDSPVSEDKETFVGPTLKPSATDLRSWDMKLLERYPPFYAPFCDMCCLCTYGKCDLTGKKGACGIDIEAQQGRFALLTCCIGAAAHSAHSRHLLEYLIHKVGPDHPVDFGNNIDIEAPIIRTLIGKAPRTLGDIREAMSYMEEENLHLLSACHTGQEGNHLDFESKALHAGLMDHIGMEIGDISQITALNLPKGDPDTSLIELGIGSIDRDKPVILCIGHNVAPGSGIVDYLEDNDLEDDVEICGICCAAIDITRYNNRAKVVGPISKQLKFLRSGVADVVVVDEQCIRSDVLEEAQKTGTALIATTDKMCLGLPDRTNDEVDSILADILNKQIEGALILDPEKVGEVATKLSLSLSKSRKSLKTLPDMDEIQEEASNCTQCEWCVRVCPNNLPIMDAVSSAGKGDFDVVESLYNNDICYTCGRCEQECPEDIKIMDLMSKVGENNLKNQKFNIRAGRGPIQDVEVRRVGAPIVLGDIPGVIAFVGCTNYPNGGEEVAKMAEEFLKRNYIVVTSGCGAMSIGEYKDEEGKTLYEKYSGEFDARGLVNVGSCVSNSHISGVAIKIANIFAKKPLEGNFEVIADYILNRVGACGVAWGPYSQKAAAIASGVNRWGIPVVLGPHGSKYRRLYLGRPDKEDVWNLNDMRTGKVIKGEPAPEHLLFAAENREEATVAIAKNCLRPTDTNKGRQIKLNHYIDLNKKYFGVIPEDVYKYVRTDKDIPITYKNDVKEILERNNWEPRELVMEPSILDFPEEE
- a CDS encoding AAA family ATPase codes for the protein MIIAVSGKGGTGKTLVSSILVKLLSKTGKDLLVIDADPDSNIPESLGIDVDKSVGDVREDLKKDINKGKIPSGMNKWDILDYKIMESIVETPDFDLLMMGRPEGSGCYCAVNNMLRKIIENISSNYDFIVIDTEAGLEHLSRRTTQSVDTMLVVSDSSKRGLHTASRVGNLSKELEISFDQIYLILNRVKPSNEKEICEKSKETGLDTIGLIHDDDIVSKFDIEGKPLIDLPDDCEPVEIIKEVIDKII